Proteins found in one Leguminivora glycinivorella isolate SPB_JAAS2020 chromosome 4, LegGlyc_1.1, whole genome shotgun sequence genomic segment:
- the LOC125225041 gene encoding myocyte-specific enhancer factor 2 isoform X5: MGRKKIQISRITDERNRQVTFNKRKFGVMKKAYELSVLCDCEIALIIFSSNNKLYQYASTDMDKVLLKYTEYNEPHESLTNRNIIEKEHKNGVMSPDSPEVPESEYNLTPRTEAKYSKIDEEFQIMMQRNQLNGSRVGVGVTGSNYNLPVSVPVGSYEQSLLQASPQMHTSISPRPSSSETDSVYPSGGMLEMSNGYPGSGSPLGAGCTPSPSPGPAPSPHRHPHKPHAHAPPPHHSPRHNNLRVVIPNSMPPPQEDISYSGETPLSYSGLGNFGPQDFSMSSDMGIGLSWGAHHLQTLQHNRYISSLPVIGGGGTPPPAASPSNVKIKAEPVSPPRAPDHLHRAPPAPAPPAHLSGVIDGVYSKPNRGLSYIPGSVTSSNMGSPGQDMRHVPLDYEQPHTKRPRIEGWAT, translated from the exons GTTACGTTCAACAAGCGCAAGTTCGGAGTGATGAAGAAGGCGTACGAGCTAAGCGTGCTCTGTGATTGCGAGATCGCTCTCATCATCTTCAGCTCCAACAACAAACTGTACCAGTATGCTAGCACGGATATGGATAAG GTCCTACTAAAATACACTGAATACAACGAGCCCCACGAATCGCTGACCAACCGCAACATCATCGAG AAAGAGCATAAGAACGGAGTGATGTCACCGGATAGTCCCGAAGTTCCCGAATCTGAATACAACCTGACGCCCCGGACCGAAGCCAAATACTCGAAAATCGATGAGGAATTCCAAATCATGATGCAAAGGAACCAGTTGAACGGGAGTCGTGTGGGCGTGGGAGTTACCGGGAGCAACTACAACCTGCCTGTGAGCGTGCCCGTCGGGAGCTACGAACAGTCTCTGTTGCAAGCTAGTCCTCAAATGCATACCTCTATCAGTCCACGGCCATCGTCTTCGGAAACCGATTCAG TATACCCAAGCGGCGGAATGCTCGAGATGTCCAACGGCTACCCCGGCTCGGGGTCCCCGCTGGGGGCGGGCTGCACGCCCTCCCCCTCCCCCGGGCCCGCGCCGTCCCCCCACCGGCACCCGCACAAGCcgcacgcgcacgcgccgccgccgcaccaCTCGCCGAGGCATAACAACCTGCGCGTCGTCATACCGAACTCGATGCCGCCGCCTCAGGAAGATATATCGTATTCTGGCGAA ACACCATTAAGCTACTCAGGACTCGGCAACTTCGGACCACAGGACTTCAGCATGAGCTCGGACATGGGAATCGGACTATCGTGGGGCGCGCACCACCTACAGACACTACAGCACAACAGGTACAT TAGCAGCTTGCCAGTGATCGGCGGAGGGGGCACCCCGCCGCCCGCGGCGTCGCCTAGCAACGTGAAGATCAAGGCCGAGCCCGTGTCGCCCCCCCGCGCGCCCGACCACCTGCaccgcgcgccgcccgcgcccgcgccgcccgcgcacCTCTCCGGAGTCATTGATGGTGTGTACTCTAAACCTAATAGAG GTCTTTCATACATTCCAGGTTCAGTAACGTCAAGTAACATGGGCTCGCCCGGGCAGGACATGCGGCATGTCCCGCTGGATTACGAGCAGCCCCACACCAAGCGGCCGCGGATCGAGGGCTGGGCCACATAG
- the LOC125225041 gene encoding myocyte-specific enhancer factor 2 isoform X9: MGRKKIQISRITDERNRQVTFNKRKFGVMKKAYELSVLCDCEIALIIFSSNNKLYQYASTDMDKVLLKYTEYNEPHESLTNRNIIEKEHKNGVMSPDSPEVPESEYNLTPRTEAKYSKIDEEFQIMMQRNQLNGSRVGVGVTGSNYNLPVSVPVGSYEQSLLQASPQMHTSISPRPSSSETDSVYPSGGMLEMSNGYPGSGSPLGAGCTPSPSPGPAPSPHRHPHKPHAHAPPPHHSPRHNNLRVVIPNSMPPPQEDISYSGETPLSYSGLGNFGPQDFSMSSDMGIGLSWGAHHLQTLQHNRYISSLPVIGGGGTPPPAASPSNVKIKAEPVSPPRAPDHLHRAPPAPAPPAHLSGVIDGSVTSSNMGSPGQDMRHVPLDYEQPHTKRPRIEGWAT, encoded by the exons GTTACGTTCAACAAGCGCAAGTTCGGAGTGATGAAGAAGGCGTACGAGCTAAGCGTGCTCTGTGATTGCGAGATCGCTCTCATCATCTTCAGCTCCAACAACAAACTGTACCAGTATGCTAGCACGGATATGGATAAG GTCCTACTAAAATACACTGAATACAACGAGCCCCACGAATCGCTGACCAACCGCAACATCATCGAG AAAGAGCATAAGAACGGAGTGATGTCACCGGATAGTCCCGAAGTTCCCGAATCTGAATACAACCTGACGCCCCGGACCGAAGCCAAATACTCGAAAATCGATGAGGAATTCCAAATCATGATGCAAAGGAACCAGTTGAACGGGAGTCGTGTGGGCGTGGGAGTTACCGGGAGCAACTACAACCTGCCTGTGAGCGTGCCCGTCGGGAGCTACGAACAGTCTCTGTTGCAAGCTAGTCCTCAAATGCATACCTCTATCAGTCCACGGCCATCGTCTTCGGAAACCGATTCAG TATACCCAAGCGGCGGAATGCTCGAGATGTCCAACGGCTACCCCGGCTCGGGGTCCCCGCTGGGGGCGGGCTGCACGCCCTCCCCCTCCCCCGGGCCCGCGCCGTCCCCCCACCGGCACCCGCACAAGCcgcacgcgcacgcgccgccgccgcaccaCTCGCCGAGGCATAACAACCTGCGCGTCGTCATACCGAACTCGATGCCGCCGCCTCAGGAAGATATATCGTATTCTGGCGAA ACACCATTAAGCTACTCAGGACTCGGCAACTTCGGACCACAGGACTTCAGCATGAGCTCGGACATGGGAATCGGACTATCGTGGGGCGCGCACCACCTACAGACACTACAGCACAACAGGTACAT TAGCAGCTTGCCAGTGATCGGCGGAGGGGGCACCCCGCCGCCCGCGGCGTCGCCTAGCAACGTGAAGATCAAGGCCGAGCCCGTGTCGCCCCCCCGCGCGCCCGACCACCTGCaccgcgcgccgcccgcgcccgcgccgcccgcgcacCTCTCCGGAGTCATTGATG GTTCAGTAACGTCAAGTAACATGGGCTCGCCCGGGCAGGACATGCGGCATGTCCCGCTGGATTACGAGCAGCCCCACACCAAGCGGCCGCGGATCGAGGGCTGGGCCACATAG
- the LOC125225041 gene encoding myocyte-specific enhancer factor 2 isoform X1, translated as MGRKKIQISRITDERNRQVTFNKRKFGVMKKAYELSVLCDCEIALIIFSSNNKLYQYASTDMDKVLLKYTEYNEPHESLTNRNIIEALTKKEHKNGVMSPDSPEVPESEYNLTPRTEAKYSKIDEEFQIMMQRNQLNGSRVGVGVTGSNYNLPVSVPVGSYEQSLLQASPQMHTSISPRPSSSETDSVYPSGGMLEMSNGYPGSGSPLGAGCTPSPSPGPAPSPHRHPHKPHAHAPPPHHSPRHNNLRVVIPNSMPPPQEDISYSGETPLSYSGLGNFGPQDFSMSSDMGIGLSWGAHHLQTLQHNRYISSLPVIGGGGTPPPAASPSNVKIKAEPVSPPRAPDHLHRAPPAPAPPAHLSGVIDGVYSKPNRGLSYIPGSVTSSNMGSPGQDMRHVPLDYEQPHTKRPRIEGWAT; from the exons GTTACGTTCAACAAGCGCAAGTTCGGAGTGATGAAGAAGGCGTACGAGCTAAGCGTGCTCTGTGATTGCGAGATCGCTCTCATCATCTTCAGCTCCAACAACAAACTGTACCAGTATGCTAGCACGGATATGGATAAG GTCCTACTAAAATACACTGAATACAACGAGCCCCACGAATCGCTGACCAACCGCAACATCATCGAG GCACTAACGAAGAAAGAGCATAAGAACGGAGTGATGTCACCGGATAGTCCCGAAGTTCCCGAATCTGAATACAACCTGACGCCCCGGACCGAAGCCAAATACTCGAAAATCGATGAGGAATTCCAAATCATGATGCAAAGGAACCAGTTGAACGGGAGTCGTGTGGGCGTGGGAGTTACCGGGAGCAACTACAACCTGCCTGTGAGCGTGCCCGTCGGGAGCTACGAACAGTCTCTGTTGCAAGCTAGTCCTCAAATGCATACCTCTATCAGTCCACGGCCATCGTCTTCGGAAACCGATTCAG TATACCCAAGCGGCGGAATGCTCGAGATGTCCAACGGCTACCCCGGCTCGGGGTCCCCGCTGGGGGCGGGCTGCACGCCCTCCCCCTCCCCCGGGCCCGCGCCGTCCCCCCACCGGCACCCGCACAAGCcgcacgcgcacgcgccgccgccgcaccaCTCGCCGAGGCATAACAACCTGCGCGTCGTCATACCGAACTCGATGCCGCCGCCTCAGGAAGATATATCGTATTCTGGCGAA ACACCATTAAGCTACTCAGGACTCGGCAACTTCGGACCACAGGACTTCAGCATGAGCTCGGACATGGGAATCGGACTATCGTGGGGCGCGCACCACCTACAGACACTACAGCACAACAGGTACAT TAGCAGCTTGCCAGTGATCGGCGGAGGGGGCACCCCGCCGCCCGCGGCGTCGCCTAGCAACGTGAAGATCAAGGCCGAGCCCGTGTCGCCCCCCCGCGCGCCCGACCACCTGCaccgcgcgccgcccgcgcccgcgccgcccgcgcacCTCTCCGGAGTCATTGATGGTGTGTACTCTAAACCTAATAGAG GTCTTTCATACATTCCAGGTTCAGTAACGTCAAGTAACATGGGCTCGCCCGGGCAGGACATGCGGCATGTCCCGCTGGATTACGAGCAGCCCCACACCAAGCGGCCGCGGATCGAGGGCTGGGCCACATAG
- the LOC125225041 gene encoding myocyte-specific enhancer factor 2 isoform X10: MGRKKIQISRITDERNRQVTFNKRKFGVMKKAYELSVLCDCEIALIIFSSNNKLYQYASTDMDKVLLKYTEYNEPHESLTNRNIIEALTKKEHKNGVMSPDSPEVPESEYNLTPRTEAKYSKIDEEFQIMMQRNQLNGSRVGVGVTGSNYNLPVSVPVGSYEQSLLQASPQMHTSISPRPSSSETDSVYPSGGMLEMSNGYPGSGSPLGAGCTPSPSPGPAPSPHRHPHKPHAHAPPPHHSPRHNNLRVVIPNSMPPPQEDISYSGETPLSYSGLGNFGPQDFSMSSDMGIGLSWGAHHLQTLQHNSSLPVIGGGGTPPPAASPSNVKIKAEPVSPPRAPDHLHRAPPAPAPPAHLSGVIDGSVTSSNMGSPGQDMRHVPLDYEQPHTKRPRIEGWAT, translated from the exons GTTACGTTCAACAAGCGCAAGTTCGGAGTGATGAAGAAGGCGTACGAGCTAAGCGTGCTCTGTGATTGCGAGATCGCTCTCATCATCTTCAGCTCCAACAACAAACTGTACCAGTATGCTAGCACGGATATGGATAAG GTCCTACTAAAATACACTGAATACAACGAGCCCCACGAATCGCTGACCAACCGCAACATCATCGAG GCACTAACGAAGAAAGAGCATAAGAACGGAGTGATGTCACCGGATAGTCCCGAAGTTCCCGAATCTGAATACAACCTGACGCCCCGGACCGAAGCCAAATACTCGAAAATCGATGAGGAATTCCAAATCATGATGCAAAGGAACCAGTTGAACGGGAGTCGTGTGGGCGTGGGAGTTACCGGGAGCAACTACAACCTGCCTGTGAGCGTGCCCGTCGGGAGCTACGAACAGTCTCTGTTGCAAGCTAGTCCTCAAATGCATACCTCTATCAGTCCACGGCCATCGTCTTCGGAAACCGATTCAG TATACCCAAGCGGCGGAATGCTCGAGATGTCCAACGGCTACCCCGGCTCGGGGTCCCCGCTGGGGGCGGGCTGCACGCCCTCCCCCTCCCCCGGGCCCGCGCCGTCCCCCCACCGGCACCCGCACAAGCcgcacgcgcacgcgccgccgccgcaccaCTCGCCGAGGCATAACAACCTGCGCGTCGTCATACCGAACTCGATGCCGCCGCCTCAGGAAGATATATCGTATTCTGGCGAA ACACCATTAAGCTACTCAGGACTCGGCAACTTCGGACCACAGGACTTCAGCATGAGCTCGGACATGGGAATCGGACTATCGTGGGGCGCGCACCACCTACAGACACTACAGCACAACAG CAGCTTGCCAGTGATCGGCGGAGGGGGCACCCCGCCGCCCGCGGCGTCGCCTAGCAACGTGAAGATCAAGGCCGAGCCCGTGTCGCCCCCCCGCGCGCCCGACCACCTGCaccgcgcgccgcccgcgcccgcgccgcccgcgcacCTCTCCGGAGTCATTGATG GTTCAGTAACGTCAAGTAACATGGGCTCGCCCGGGCAGGACATGCGGCATGTCCCGCTGGATTACGAGCAGCCCCACACCAAGCGGCCGCGGATCGAGGGCTGGGCCACATAG
- the LOC125225041 gene encoding myocyte-specific enhancer factor 2 isoform X6: MGRKKIQISRITDERNRQVTFNKRKFGVMKKAYELSVLCDCEIALIIFSSNNKLYQYASTDMDKVLLKYTEYNEPHESLTNRNIIEALTKKEHKNGVMSPDSPEVPESEYNLTPRTEAKYSKIDEEFQIMMQRNQLNGSRVGVGVTGSNYNLPVSVPVGSYEQSLLQASPQMHTSISPRPSSSETDSVYPSGGMLEMSNGYPGSGSPLGAGCTPSPSPGPAPSPHRHPHKPHAHAPPPHHSPRHNNLRVVIPNSMPPPQEDISYSGETPLSYSGLGNFGPQDFSMSSDMGIGLSWGAHHLQTLQHNRYISSLPVIGGGGTPPPAASPSNVKIKAEPVSPPRAPDHLHRAPPAPAPPAHLSGVIDGVYSKPNRGSVTSSNMGSPGQDMRHVPLDYEQPHTKRPRIEGWAT; the protein is encoded by the exons GTTACGTTCAACAAGCGCAAGTTCGGAGTGATGAAGAAGGCGTACGAGCTAAGCGTGCTCTGTGATTGCGAGATCGCTCTCATCATCTTCAGCTCCAACAACAAACTGTACCAGTATGCTAGCACGGATATGGATAAG GTCCTACTAAAATACACTGAATACAACGAGCCCCACGAATCGCTGACCAACCGCAACATCATCGAG GCACTAACGAAGAAAGAGCATAAGAACGGAGTGATGTCACCGGATAGTCCCGAAGTTCCCGAATCTGAATACAACCTGACGCCCCGGACCGAAGCCAAATACTCGAAAATCGATGAGGAATTCCAAATCATGATGCAAAGGAACCAGTTGAACGGGAGTCGTGTGGGCGTGGGAGTTACCGGGAGCAACTACAACCTGCCTGTGAGCGTGCCCGTCGGGAGCTACGAACAGTCTCTGTTGCAAGCTAGTCCTCAAATGCATACCTCTATCAGTCCACGGCCATCGTCTTCGGAAACCGATTCAG TATACCCAAGCGGCGGAATGCTCGAGATGTCCAACGGCTACCCCGGCTCGGGGTCCCCGCTGGGGGCGGGCTGCACGCCCTCCCCCTCCCCCGGGCCCGCGCCGTCCCCCCACCGGCACCCGCACAAGCcgcacgcgcacgcgccgccgccgcaccaCTCGCCGAGGCATAACAACCTGCGCGTCGTCATACCGAACTCGATGCCGCCGCCTCAGGAAGATATATCGTATTCTGGCGAA ACACCATTAAGCTACTCAGGACTCGGCAACTTCGGACCACAGGACTTCAGCATGAGCTCGGACATGGGAATCGGACTATCGTGGGGCGCGCACCACCTACAGACACTACAGCACAACAGGTACAT TAGCAGCTTGCCAGTGATCGGCGGAGGGGGCACCCCGCCGCCCGCGGCGTCGCCTAGCAACGTGAAGATCAAGGCCGAGCCCGTGTCGCCCCCCCGCGCGCCCGACCACCTGCaccgcgcgccgcccgcgcccgcgccgcccgcgcacCTCTCCGGAGTCATTGATGGTGTGTACTCTAAACCTAATAGAG GTTCAGTAACGTCAAGTAACATGGGCTCGCCCGGGCAGGACATGCGGCATGTCCCGCTGGATTACGAGCAGCCCCACACCAAGCGGCCGCGGATCGAGGGCTGGGCCACATAG
- the LOC125225041 gene encoding myocyte-specific enhancer factor 2 isoform X3 — translation MGRKKIQISRITDERNRQVTFNKRKFGVMKKAYELSVLCDCEIALIIFSSNNKLYQYASTDMDKVLLKYTEYNEPHESLTNRNIIEALTKKEHKNGVMSPDSPEVPESEYNLTPRTEAKYSKIDEEFQIMMQRNQLNGSRVGVGVTGSNYNLPVSVPVGSYEQSLLQASPQMHTSISPRPSSSETDSVYPSGGMLEMSNGYPGSGSPLGAGCTPSPSPGPAPSPHRHPHKPHAHAPPPHHSPRHNNLRVVIPNSMPPPQEDISYSGETPLSYSGLGNFGPQDFSMSSDMGIGLSWGAHHLQTLQHNSSSLPVIGGGGTPPPAASPSNVKIKAEPVSPPRAPDHLHRAPPAPAPPAHLSGVIDGVYSKPNRGLSYIPGSVTSSNMGSPGQDMRHVPLDYEQPHTKRPRIEGWAT, via the exons GTTACGTTCAACAAGCGCAAGTTCGGAGTGATGAAGAAGGCGTACGAGCTAAGCGTGCTCTGTGATTGCGAGATCGCTCTCATCATCTTCAGCTCCAACAACAAACTGTACCAGTATGCTAGCACGGATATGGATAAG GTCCTACTAAAATACACTGAATACAACGAGCCCCACGAATCGCTGACCAACCGCAACATCATCGAG GCACTAACGAAGAAAGAGCATAAGAACGGAGTGATGTCACCGGATAGTCCCGAAGTTCCCGAATCTGAATACAACCTGACGCCCCGGACCGAAGCCAAATACTCGAAAATCGATGAGGAATTCCAAATCATGATGCAAAGGAACCAGTTGAACGGGAGTCGTGTGGGCGTGGGAGTTACCGGGAGCAACTACAACCTGCCTGTGAGCGTGCCCGTCGGGAGCTACGAACAGTCTCTGTTGCAAGCTAGTCCTCAAATGCATACCTCTATCAGTCCACGGCCATCGTCTTCGGAAACCGATTCAG TATACCCAAGCGGCGGAATGCTCGAGATGTCCAACGGCTACCCCGGCTCGGGGTCCCCGCTGGGGGCGGGCTGCACGCCCTCCCCCTCCCCCGGGCCCGCGCCGTCCCCCCACCGGCACCCGCACAAGCcgcacgcgcacgcgccgccgccgcaccaCTCGCCGAGGCATAACAACCTGCGCGTCGTCATACCGAACTCGATGCCGCCGCCTCAGGAAGATATATCGTATTCTGGCGAA ACACCATTAAGCTACTCAGGACTCGGCAACTTCGGACCACAGGACTTCAGCATGAGCTCGGACATGGGAATCGGACTATCGTGGGGCGCGCACCACCTACAGACACTACAGCACAACAG TAGCAGCTTGCCAGTGATCGGCGGAGGGGGCACCCCGCCGCCCGCGGCGTCGCCTAGCAACGTGAAGATCAAGGCCGAGCCCGTGTCGCCCCCCCGCGCGCCCGACCACCTGCaccgcgcgccgcccgcgcccgcgccgcccgcgcacCTCTCCGGAGTCATTGATGGTGTGTACTCTAAACCTAATAGAG GTCTTTCATACATTCCAGGTTCAGTAACGTCAAGTAACATGGGCTCGCCCGGGCAGGACATGCGGCATGTCCCGCTGGATTACGAGCAGCCCCACACCAAGCGGCCGCGGATCGAGGGCTGGGCCACATAG
- the LOC125225041 gene encoding myocyte-specific enhancer factor 2 isoform X8, whose amino-acid sequence MGRKKIQISRITDERNRQVTFNKRKFGVMKKAYELSVLCDCEIALIIFSSNNKLYQYASTDMDKVLLKYTEYNEPHESLTNRNIIEALTKKEHKNGVMSPDSPEVPESEYNLTPRTEAKYSKIDEEFQIMMQRNQLNGSRVGVGVTGSNYNLPVSVPVGSYEQSLLQASPQMHTSISPRPSSSETDSVYPSGGMLEMSNGYPGSGSPLGAGCTPSPSPGPAPSPHRHPHKPHAHAPPPHHSPRHNNLRVVIPNSMPPPQEDISYSGETPLSYSGLGNFGPQDFSMSSDMGIGLSWGAHHLQTLQHNRYISSLPVIGGGGTPPPAASPSNVKIKAEPVSPPRAPDHLHRAPPAPAPPAHLSGVIDGSVTSSNMGSPGQDMRHVPLDYEQPHTKRPRIEGWAT is encoded by the exons GTTACGTTCAACAAGCGCAAGTTCGGAGTGATGAAGAAGGCGTACGAGCTAAGCGTGCTCTGTGATTGCGAGATCGCTCTCATCATCTTCAGCTCCAACAACAAACTGTACCAGTATGCTAGCACGGATATGGATAAG GTCCTACTAAAATACACTGAATACAACGAGCCCCACGAATCGCTGACCAACCGCAACATCATCGAG GCACTAACGAAGAAAGAGCATAAGAACGGAGTGATGTCACCGGATAGTCCCGAAGTTCCCGAATCTGAATACAACCTGACGCCCCGGACCGAAGCCAAATACTCGAAAATCGATGAGGAATTCCAAATCATGATGCAAAGGAACCAGTTGAACGGGAGTCGTGTGGGCGTGGGAGTTACCGGGAGCAACTACAACCTGCCTGTGAGCGTGCCCGTCGGGAGCTACGAACAGTCTCTGTTGCAAGCTAGTCCTCAAATGCATACCTCTATCAGTCCACGGCCATCGTCTTCGGAAACCGATTCAG TATACCCAAGCGGCGGAATGCTCGAGATGTCCAACGGCTACCCCGGCTCGGGGTCCCCGCTGGGGGCGGGCTGCACGCCCTCCCCCTCCCCCGGGCCCGCGCCGTCCCCCCACCGGCACCCGCACAAGCcgcacgcgcacgcgccgccgccgcaccaCTCGCCGAGGCATAACAACCTGCGCGTCGTCATACCGAACTCGATGCCGCCGCCTCAGGAAGATATATCGTATTCTGGCGAA ACACCATTAAGCTACTCAGGACTCGGCAACTTCGGACCACAGGACTTCAGCATGAGCTCGGACATGGGAATCGGACTATCGTGGGGCGCGCACCACCTACAGACACTACAGCACAACAGGTACAT TAGCAGCTTGCCAGTGATCGGCGGAGGGGGCACCCCGCCGCCCGCGGCGTCGCCTAGCAACGTGAAGATCAAGGCCGAGCCCGTGTCGCCCCCCCGCGCGCCCGACCACCTGCaccgcgcgccgcccgcgcccgcgccgcccgcgcacCTCTCCGGAGTCATTGATG GTTCAGTAACGTCAAGTAACATGGGCTCGCCCGGGCAGGACATGCGGCATGTCCCGCTGGATTACGAGCAGCCCCACACCAAGCGGCCGCGGATCGAGGGCTGGGCCACATAG
- the LOC125225041 gene encoding myocyte-specific enhancer factor 2 isoform X7, protein MGRKKIQISRITDERNRQVTFNKRKFGVMKKAYELSVLCDCEIALIIFSSNNKLYQYASTDMDKVLLKYTEYNEPHESLTNRNIIEALTKKEHKNGVMSPDSPEVPESEYNLTPRTEAKYSKIDEEFQIMMQRNQLNGSRVGVGVTGSNYNLPVSVPVGSYEQSLLQASPQMHTSISPRPSSSETDSVYPSGGMLEMSNGYPGSGSPLGAGCTPSPSPGPAPSPHRHPHKPHAHAPPPHHSPRHNNLRVVIPNSMPPPQEDISYSGETPLSYSGLGNFGPQDFSMSSDMGIGLSWGAHHLQTLQHNRYISSLPVIGGGGTPPPAASPSNVKIKAEPVSPPRAPDHLHRAPPAPAPPAHLSGVIDGLSYIPGSVTSSNMGSPGQDMRHVPLDYEQPHTKRPRIEGWAT, encoded by the exons GTTACGTTCAACAAGCGCAAGTTCGGAGTGATGAAGAAGGCGTACGAGCTAAGCGTGCTCTGTGATTGCGAGATCGCTCTCATCATCTTCAGCTCCAACAACAAACTGTACCAGTATGCTAGCACGGATATGGATAAG GTCCTACTAAAATACACTGAATACAACGAGCCCCACGAATCGCTGACCAACCGCAACATCATCGAG GCACTAACGAAGAAAGAGCATAAGAACGGAGTGATGTCACCGGATAGTCCCGAAGTTCCCGAATCTGAATACAACCTGACGCCCCGGACCGAAGCCAAATACTCGAAAATCGATGAGGAATTCCAAATCATGATGCAAAGGAACCAGTTGAACGGGAGTCGTGTGGGCGTGGGAGTTACCGGGAGCAACTACAACCTGCCTGTGAGCGTGCCCGTCGGGAGCTACGAACAGTCTCTGTTGCAAGCTAGTCCTCAAATGCATACCTCTATCAGTCCACGGCCATCGTCTTCGGAAACCGATTCAG TATACCCAAGCGGCGGAATGCTCGAGATGTCCAACGGCTACCCCGGCTCGGGGTCCCCGCTGGGGGCGGGCTGCACGCCCTCCCCCTCCCCCGGGCCCGCGCCGTCCCCCCACCGGCACCCGCACAAGCcgcacgcgcacgcgccgccgccgcaccaCTCGCCGAGGCATAACAACCTGCGCGTCGTCATACCGAACTCGATGCCGCCGCCTCAGGAAGATATATCGTATTCTGGCGAA ACACCATTAAGCTACTCAGGACTCGGCAACTTCGGACCACAGGACTTCAGCATGAGCTCGGACATGGGAATCGGACTATCGTGGGGCGCGCACCACCTACAGACACTACAGCACAACAGGTACAT TAGCAGCTTGCCAGTGATCGGCGGAGGGGGCACCCCGCCGCCCGCGGCGTCGCCTAGCAACGTGAAGATCAAGGCCGAGCCCGTGTCGCCCCCCCGCGCGCCCGACCACCTGCaccgcgcgccgcccgcgcccgcgccgcccgcgcacCTCTCCGGAGTCATTGATG GTCTTTCATACATTCCAGGTTCAGTAACGTCAAGTAACATGGGCTCGCCCGGGCAGGACATGCGGCATGTCCCGCTGGATTACGAGCAGCCCCACACCAAGCGGCCGCGGATCGAGGGCTGGGCCACATAG